The Alligator mississippiensis isolate rAllMis1 chromosome 3, rAllMis1, whole genome shotgun sequence DNA window ACCCCCATGGAGAGCAcagcaggatgttcagctctcaACCCAGCACCAGCCTTTGGAGAgtcagatgttagggtcagaagggacctcaacagatcatcgagtctgaccccctgcctaggcaggaaaaagtgctggggtcagatgactactgtcattctctgcaggacaatgGGTCCCTCCGTTTGCTCCCTCTAAGCGGGGGCGCTTGGAGCAGAGATGGAGCCCCAGGGCCTGGGCTCTTTGTGCCTGCCTTTAAGTCCCTTCTTTGCGTGTGGCCTGGAGAAGGGTCCCCCTGGtgcagcagggtcaggggagggcagagcccaggctggctttGGCCACTGGCAAGCACAAGAAAAAAGCACTTGGGCTCAAAAGCGATGGGCTGCcaggcctgctccacccttgTTGGGGTAGGGAGGGCACCTGGGACTGAAAAGTTGCCTCTGAGGGTACGTGGGCCCAGTGCGAGGTGTTGGTGTCAAGCCAGGCGCTCTGCAGGGTGGGTTAGCTGACAGGTGATGCTCTGCTTCTGGCTGGGCCATAGGGACACATCTTTGGCTTGGCCAGCTCACATCCCCTCGCCCTGCCTCACTCACCTCCATCCATCTCCCTTGCTGTCCGTGCTACCTCCGCTCCAGGCCCATACAAAGCTCCTCTGCTGTCCTTGGGCACCACTGGGTGTTCATCTTTGCCActgtcctgcttccccctgctcttATGAGATCAACCCAAGGGCTCTGGCCTAAGCCACCAGCCCGCTGCTTGCCCTGGGCTGTCCTTGCCGCATGTCTTTCCTGGAGTcccagagctgtggggctggaagggatctacAGGGTCACATCTagctcagcccctgcctgtggcaggatcagccctgtccaaaccaccccGGAGAAATCATCATCTAAATTTCATAAAACTACTGTCACCCGAcagcaccagacatcacacctgaacctgccacacaAAGCAGGGGGACGACGGCAGCTAACACCCTGCTTATATGTGGTTGTTAACACatgctccagagcccaggcagaggccatgcccctgctgcagagaagGGCAAAGCCCCATCTATACCAAAAGTCTCTGGAGCTGGGAGCGCACAGGTAAGGGCCAAGGCATCAGGACCCCTCATGGCAGGACTGTAGGATGCTGcactggcagctgatggtgttgTCCTGCCAGTTCTGGGGACTTGCTCTGGGGacttgctctgtgctgctgcagctgtgggtgcCTGGGCCATGGCTTGTCCCATAGCTAGAGGTATCCTCTGGTCCACAGGCTCTGCCTGCACCCACCCAAGGGGCATGCCTCCTCCAGCCACCAGCTGGGTTCTGTGTTGCTGGCTGAGCCACCTTCACCCTGCTCTTTCCCAGAGCTGGTTCCAGTGCCACATAGCCAGGGGATGGCTAAGTGTCGGGCAGAGGGAGCAGCAATAGGCCAGCCCCCCGCATACAGCACGTTGGGCTGGACTCTGCTGAGCCCCAGCAAGCAGCTGCTTCCCACCAGCACCTCCTCCCCCAAGGCTATGAAGTGAAGTCTCTCCAGCCAAACCTCACTGAAGCAGTCGTGCCACCAGCTACGGGACACAGGGCATCCCTTGGCACCTCTTCAAGAGGCCATAGAAAGGCCACTATCCTGCTGAgcccagaatcatagaatcacaacgagggttggaagggaccccaggttacatcgagtccaacccctgctcaaagcagtcccagctacatcgtcccagccagggctttgtcaggccaggcctacaaaacccccaaggatggagactacaccacctctctgggtaacatgttccagtgcttcaccaccttccttgggagaaaggttttcctaatatccaacctcaactttccttgctgcagcttgagcccattgctccttgtcctgccatctgcccccactgagaccagcccagctccatcctctttgcagcccccctgcagggaggtgaaggctgctattcaatccccctcggtcttctcttctccagactcaatcagcccagttctctcagcctctcctcaccagtcctgtcccccagcccccaaccaatttcattgctctccactggactctgcaatgtgttcacatcctttctgtagtggggcccacagctggacacaggactccagatgtggcctccccagtgctgaatagaggggaaggatcactgccctcgatctgctggcagcactcctaccgatgcagcccaggatgctggtagccttcttggcaccaagggcacactgctggcttatatccAGATTATTGTCCCCTGtcctcccaggtccttctctgccagcacctgctcccttccccctgcccctctggttaCCAGGCTTGCCCTCTCTaaacacagagacagacagacggCTGATCTACCAGGGGCACCTGGCCAAGCCACAGAGCAACAGTCCACAGCCTCTACCCTTGTCCAGGCAGCCATTCGTGCCCAGGCCCATCTTTCTTCCAGCCAGGCAGGAAGACCAGCTATGCAGGCCCGCATCCCCTCCCAATGGCTCCCTGCACATGGGGTTTCTCTGCCATCTGTACCAgagcctgccactgcagcaggaacccttccagccctggctgTTCCCAAGGTGCAGACCCGGCTCCAGGACCAGTGTCTCCCCCAAGGTCGCTGAATGTCCACCTGCTTCTCCCACAGGGTTTCAACCCCCCGCCCACGCCCACCTGCTAGTCTCACCTAGTCCCACATCCtcctcccttgcccctgcccacagaCGATTCACAGCCTCAGAGCACTGCAGAGCTACTTCTCCTGCTGTGCCACTTCTCATAAGGCACCCCCCGCCACGATCAGGACCATGCATGTGCACCCTCCTGGCTTCGGAGAAGCCCTCAGGAAGCCAGAGCCCCCAGTCCAGTTCAGGGGAGAACAGAGATCGGAGACAGGGCACACCAGGGCAACTCTTTTTTATTTTCGCTGACTCAGCACCGCGGTCAGGTGAGCCAGTCCAGAGGCTGGGGTACCTCTTGCTGGACGGGGAGGGCGCAGGGCTCTGTCCCTCCCATGGCTAGCACCACTGCTTTTTTATAGCACCCGCATACAGGGGCCAAGGGCACAGTACTGTCAGGCCTCCTGGACTGCCAGGGGACAAGTCAGGCCTTCATTCCCATGTCAAGAGGGACCCCAGGATGCCTTGGTCCTGCCAGGCAGAGGTGCCAAACTCTTGCAGCCCATGAGGTGGCTCTGGTCCAGCACCCAGCTTGGAGGCTGCTTTTGCAAAAGAAAGAAGAGTCTTTGTAACCTGACCTGAATCAGAGCAGCTGGGACAGGACCTGGAGCCCTGGCTGCTAGGCCTCTGCCCCAGGGCTACAAACACGTCAGGCTGTGGTGTACAGGGCTGGCACTCAGCACCACGTCATTCTGCCTTAACCCTGGCATCTCTCCAGCCAGGCCGTGAGCCCACGCGGCTGCTTGCAGCCACAAATGCACTTGGGAGTTCACAGTGGACACGGCTGCGGGAACAGACCATTGATGTCTGCATAGAAACACACTACGCCGCTCTCTCCAAACACCCTCCAGTTGTACAGGACTCCCGCCTGGTGCAGACCCAGCACCAAGACAGTCTCCCCAAAATGAGCCTTGCCAGGCCCTGTGGGGGTGCCAAGAGGGACACCCTGGTCCCTCCTGAGGCCGGGGCTCTCAGGCCATAGGGGCTCTGCCAAGATGCTGTGCCCCACCTCACAGCACTCCTGAATGAAGAGACGTGGCCACAGCCCCGAATTGGCTGGGGGCTCCAGCTGGGGCTTGCAAGTGCATAGACCCTCTCCCTAGTGGGAAGCTCAGCTCATAGCAGCACCGGTGCCCTGTGGAGCTCCCCACCTAGGAGCGGCGGAGCTGCGACTGACTCCCTGCATCAGGAGTGAGGGCTGCACCTcgggctcatggcagaggccaggctgaGTGTCACAATGGAGGCTGCTTTGGAACCGGGCCAGGGAATCCCCAGCTGCGTGGTGCAGCCGGAGCAGAGCGCCAGGGAACCCCGTCCCTGCGCAAGATcccagaggagctgggctgtccCTCCCACGCCTGTCACAGGAGCCACGTGTCCGAGTGCTGAATGCAGTAGCaggactgcagcagcagagcattCAGCTCCTCGTAGGCATGGTCCCGCCAGTGTGGCAGCAACGCCTTGTTGTTGAAGACGCGCAGGTTGGGCGTGCCGCTCCGCAGCAAGCCGTACAGGCAGGCCCAGCGGCTCTGCAGGGCCAGGCGCGTGCGCCGGTTCAGGATGATGCCCCGCACCGTCTTCTTGACCCGCAGGGCTCTCAGGGAAGGCAGGTCCAGGTGGCAGAACACGAGGCCGCGGCTCTGCGACACGTCCAAATACTCCAGGGACCTGGACTCCAGCGAATAGGAGACGCCCAAGTCCTTGACGGGAACCAGCACGTGAAAGATGAGGGTCCGCAGCTTGGGCAGGGCTTTGGTCAGCTCCTGCAGGATCTCAGGGCAAACCCCTTTCAAGCTCCAGAAGTACTTGAGCTCCAGTGTGTGCAGGTGCTGGAAGCGAGTCAGGACAGCGACCGAGTGGGCCGACCAGTCGAAGGGCAGCTTCATCTTGGCCAGCTTGGGCGCGCACCGCAGCAGCTTCTCCAGCaggctctggaagtggttgatctgGTCCATTTTGGCCAGGCTGACCTGAGTCATGCTGCAGGTGCCGGGCGGGTAGAAGTCCGGCGGCTCCAGGTgggtcagggtccagttgagctccAGGTCTCGCAGCTCCCCGCAGCGCACGCTGTCCAGGAAGCGGGAGAGGAACTCGGCCCACTTGGCCTTGTGGTCGCCCAGGTCGAAGCTGGCGCGGAGGACCAGCAGGCTGGCGTTGCGGGAGGCCAGGTGGTAGGCGTACTGGTGCACCCACTCCTTCCAGCGCTCGAACTCCCGGGCCGAGACCTGCATCGCGTCCACGCCCGACTGCAGGGCCCCCAGCCTCATGAAGTCGGCCACGCGCCACAGCCCGGCCGTGCGGATCAGCTTGCTCCAGGCCTCGCACACCAGGGCCGCCGTGCACTTCTCCCCCTCCGACAGGAAGGAGAAGACGTGCAGCTGGCAGTCCACCGGCAGCCGGCCGAAGGGGAAGTGGGCCGGGGCTTTGGTCCtgcggcccggcctggcccgccccggtgccgccgccgccgcctggcAGCGCCGCCTTCTGCGAGGCATCGCGCCCGCGCCCTCAGGTGCGCCCGGGGGGGCGCGGCGGGCCGCCACCTGCCACAGGACGACAGCTCGTCACCGCGGCTCCCCCCGCCCGTCCGCGCTGCGCCGCTC harbors:
- the LOC102566775 gene encoding uncharacterized protein LOC102566775, which translates into the protein MPRRRRRCQAAAAAPGRARPGRRTKAPAHFPFGRLPVDCQLHVFSFLSEGEKCTAALVCEAWSKLIRTAGLWRVADFMRLGALQSGVDAMQVSAREFERWKEWVHQYAYHLASRNASLLVLRASFDLGDHKAKWAEFLSRFLDSVRCGELRDLELNWTLTHLEPPDFYPPGTCSMTQVSLAKMDQINHFQSLLEKLLRCAPKLAKMKLPFDWSAHSVAVLTRFQHLHTLELKYFWSLKGVCPEILQELTKALPKLRTLIFHVLVPVKDLGVSYSLESRSLEYLDVSQSRGLVFCHLDLPSLRALRVKKTVRGIILNRRTRLALQSRWACLYGLLRSGTPNLRVFNNKALLPHWRDHAYEELNALLLQSCYCIQHSDTWLL